The Epinephelus lanceolatus isolate andai-2023 chromosome 14, ASM4190304v1, whole genome shotgun sequence genome has a window encoding:
- the LOC117251755 gene encoding olfactory receptor 6N2-like, with product MDGELNLTYITLYGYVEMGNYRYLIFINMFIVYVLSVSFNIIILYLIWIHQNLHEPMYIFIAALLLNSVVTSTTVYPKLLIDILSEKQVITFSACVLQCFIYYSVSASDFLLLAAMAYDRYVSICKPLQYTTIMTKNMVSIILGVAWVLPACQIAVSMIMSANKKLCNFTLKAIFCNNSYYNLFCVATLAQSIVDMVTLFSVAVLPILFILFTYTRILIISYRSGRNVRKKAAQTCSPHLIILISFSSLCLYDVLIIRLDAESYLHFIMTLQAFLYYPLFNPVVYGLKVKEIYKHLKKLICPAKMI from the coding sequence ATGGATGGTGAATTAAATCTGACTTATATAACTCTTTATGGGTATGTTGAAATGGGCAACTACAGgtatttaatttttataaatatgtttATCGTATATGTTCTGTCAGTCTCTTTTAACATCATCATTTTGTACCTTATTTGGATACATCAGAATCTCCATGAGCCTATGTACATTTTCATTGCAGCATTGTTACTGAACTCTGTTGTTACCAGCACTACTGTGTACCCAAAGTTATTAATTGACATTTTATCTGAAAAACAGGTCATAACATTTTCAGCCTGTGTTTTACaatgttttatatattattCTGTTAGTGCTTCAGATTTCTTACTGTTGGCGGCCATGGCCTATGACAGGTATGTGTCTATATGTAAACCTCTGCAATATACAACTATCATGACAAAAAACATGGTGAGTATTATCCTGGGTGTAGCTTGGGTTCTGCCTGCTTGTCAGATTGCAGTCTCAATGATAATGAGTGCTAATAAGAAACTCTGTAATTTCACTTTAAAAGCAATTTTTTGTAACAATTCATATTACAATCTCTTCTGTGTGGCAACACTAGCACAATCTATTGTTGATATGGTTACTCTGTTTAGTGTGGCAGTTTTACCTATACTCTTCATACTTTTTACATACACCAGAATACTGATAATATCCTATCGAAGTGGTAGAAATGTCAGGAAAAAAGCTGCACAGACTTGTTCACCCCACCTGATAATTCTAATCAGCTTTTCCTCCCTGTGTCTATATGATGTCCTTATAATTCGACTGGATGCGGAATCTTATTTACATTTCATAATGACTTTACAAGCGTTTTTGTATTATCCTCTCTTCAATCCAGTTGTATATGGACTCAAAGTGaaagaaatatataaacatCTGAAGAAGTTGATCTGTCCGGCCAAAATGATTTGA
- the LOC117251549 gene encoding olfactory receptor 6N2-like: MDGELNLTYITLYGYVEMGNYRYLIFINMFIVYVLSVSFNIIIVYLIWIHQNLHEPMYIFIAALLLNSVVTNTTVYPKLLIDILSEKQVITYSACLLQCFIFYSVSASDFLLLAAMAYDRYVSICKPLQYTTIMTKNVVSVILGYAWVMPPCQVAVSTILSAQMKLCNFTLKAIFCNNSYYSLYCGTSTVRSIVDMSNLFNLAVLPILFILFTYTRILIISYRSGRNVRKKAAQTCSPHLIILISFSSLCLYDVIIIELDKGSYLQFIMTLQAFLYYPLFNPVVYGLKVKEIFKHLKKLICLAKMI, from the coding sequence ATGGATGGTGAATTAAATCTGACGTATATAACTCTTTATGGGTATGTTGAAATGGGCAACTACAGgtatttaatttttataaatatgtttATCGTATATGTTCTATCAGTCTCTTTTAACATCATCATTGTGTACCTTATTTGGATACATCAGAATCTCCATGAGCCTATGTACATTTTCATTGCAGCATTGTTACTGAACTCTGTTGTTACCAACACTACTGTGTACCCAAAGTTATTGATTGACATTTTATCTGAAAAACAGGTCATAACATATTCGGCCTGTCTCTTacaatgttttatattttattctgttaGTGCTTCAGATTTCTTACTGTTGGCGGCCATGGCCTATGACAGGTATGTGTCTATATGTAAACCTCTGCAATATACAACTATCATGACAAAAAACGTGGTGAGTGTTATCCTAGGTTATGCTTGGGTGATGCCTCCTTGTCAGGTTGCAGTCTCAACAATACTGAGTGCTCAAATGAAACtctgtaattttactttaaaagcaattttctgcaataattcaTATTACAGTCTCTACTGTGGGACATCGACAGTACGATCCATAGTTGATATGTCTAATCTGTTTAATCTGGCAGTTTTACCTATACTCTTCATACTTTTTACATACACCAGAATACTGATAATATCCTATCGAAGTGGTAGAAATGTCAGGAAAAAAGCTGCACAGACTTGTTCACCCCACCTGATAATTCTAATCAGCTTTTCCTCCCTGTGTCTATATGATGTCATTATAATTGAACTGGATAAGGGATCTTATTTGCAGTTCATAATGACTTTACAAGCGTTTTTGTATTATCCTCTCTTCAATCCAGTTGTATATGGACTCAAAGTGAAAGAAATATTTAAACATCTAAAGAAGTTGATCTGTCTGGCCAAAATGATTTGA
- the LOC117251747 gene encoding olfactory receptor 6N2-like translates to MDGELNLTYITLYGYVEMGNYRYLIFLNMFIVYVLSVSFNIIIVYLIWIHQNLHEPMYIFIAALLLNSVVTSTTVYPKLLIDILSEKQVITYSACLLQCFIYYSVSASDFLLLAAMAYDRYVSICKPLQYTTIMTKYVVSIILGVAWVLPTCQIAVSTIMSAYMKLCNFTLKAIFCNNSYYNLFCVASVGRSINDMVTLFSVAVLPILFILFTYTRILIISYRRGRNVRKKAAQTCSPHLIILISFSSLCLYDVLIIRLDAESYLHFIMTLQAFLYYPLFNPVVYGLKVKEIYKHLKKLICPAKMI, encoded by the coding sequence ATGGACGGTGAATTAAATCTGACTTATATAACTCTTTATGGGTATGTTGAAATGGGCAACTACAGGTATTTAATTTTTCTAAATATGTTTATCGTATATGTTCTATCAGTCTCTTTTAACATCATCATTGTGTACCTTATTTGGATACATCAGAATCTCCATGAGCCTATGTACATTTTCATTGCAGCATTGTTACTGAACTCTGTTGTTACCAGCACTACTGTGTACCCAAAGTTATTAATTGACATTTTATCTGAAAAACAGGTCATAACATATTCGGCCTGTCTCTTACaatgttttatatattattCTGTTAGTGCTTCAGATTTCTTACTGTTGGCGGCCATGGCCTATGACAGGTATGTGTCTATATGTAAACCTCTGCAATATACAACTATCATGACAAAATACGTGGTGAGTATTATCCTGGGTGTAGCTTGGGTTCTGCCTACTTGTCAGATTGCAGTCTCAACAATAATGAGTGCTTATATGAAACTCTGTAATTTCACTTTAAAAGCAATTTTTTGTAATAATTCATATTACAATCTCTTCTGTGTGGCATCAGTAGGACGATCTATAAATGATATGGTTACTCTGTTTAGTGTGGCAGTTTTACCTATACTCTTCATACTTTTTACATACACCAGAATACTGATAATATCCTATCGAAGAGGTAGAAATGTCAGGAAAAAAGCTGCACAGACTTGTTCACCCCACCTGATAATTCTAATCAGCTTTTCCTCCCTGTGTCTATATGATGTCCTTATAATTCGACTGGATGCGGAATCTTATTTACATTTCATAATGACTTTACAAGCGTTTTTGTATTATCCTCTCTTCAATCCAGTTGTATATGGACTCAAAGTGaaagaaatatataaacatCTGAAGAAGTTGATCTGTCCGGCCAAAATGATTTGA
- the LOC117251745 gene encoding olfactory receptor 6N2-like, whose protein sequence is MDDELNVTYITLYGYVEMGKYRYLVFVIMFTAYILAICFNITIVTLIWKHKNLHEPMYIFIAALLLNSVFFSTALYPKLFIDILSEKQVISYSACLVQFLLYYSLSASEFLLLSAMAYDRFASICKPLQYTTIVRKDTVSILLVLAWLVPACLIAVPVILSADMKLCNFTLQGVFCNNAVYNLACASSTARSIYGVVALLCNAILPLLFILFTYTRILIISYKSSREVRTKAAQTCLPHLLVLISFSCFCAYDVIIVRLGSDFPSNVRLTMTLQAVLYHPLFNPIIYGLKMKEISKQLKRLFC, encoded by the coding sequence ATGGATGACgaattaaatgtaacatatataACTCTTTATGGGTATGTGGAGATGGGCAAATACAGGTATTTAGTTTTTGTTATTATGTTTACTGCATATATTCTAGCAATCTGCTTTAATATCACCATTGTGACTCTTATTTGGAAACACAAGAACCTCCATGAGCCTATGTACATTTTCATTGCAGCATTATTActaaactctgtttttttcagcactgcTTTGTACCCCAAGTTGTTCATTGATATTTTATCTGAAAAACAGGTCATATCATATTCAGCTTGTCTCGTGCAATTCCTTCTGTATTACTCCTTAAGTGCTTCTGAGTTCTTACTGCTGTCAGCCATGGCTTATGACAGGTTTGCGTCTATATGTAAACCTCTGCAATATACAACTATCGTGAGAAAAGACACAGTCAGTATTTTACTGGTTTTAGCGTGGCTTGTGCCTGCTTGTCTGATTGCAGTCCCAGTAATACTGAGTGCTGACATGAAACTCTGTAACTTCACTTTACAAGGAGTTTTTTGTAACAATGCAGTTTACAATCTCGCTTGTGCAAGTTCAACAGCACGGTCTATATATGGCGTAGTTGCTCTGTTATGCAATGCGATTTTGCCATTGCTTTTTATACTTTTCACGTACACCAGGATACTTATAATATCGTATAAAAGTAGTAGAGAAGTCAGGACAAAAGCTGCACAGACATGTTTACCTCATCTGTTGGTTTTAATCAGCTTTTCATGTTTCTGTGCCTATGATGTCATTATAGTTCGACTGGGATCTGATTTTCCAAGCAATGTACGTTTAACAATGACTTTACAAGCTGTTTTGTATCATCCTCTCTTCAATCCAATAATATATGgactgaaaatgaaagaaatctcTAAACAGCTGAAGAGGTTGTTCTGTTAA
- the LOC144466814 gene encoding olfactory receptor 6N2-like, translating to MDDELNVTYITLYGYVEMGKYRYLVFVIMFTAYILAICFNITIVTLIWKHKNLHEPMYIFIAALLLNSVFFSTALYPKLFIDILSEKQVISYSACLVQFLLYYSLSASEFLLLSAMAYDRFASICKPLQYTTIVRKDTVSILLVLAWLVPACLTAVPVILSADMKLCNFTLQGVFCNNAVYNLACASSTARSIYGVVALLCNAILPLLFILFTYTRILIISYKSSREVRTKAAQTCLPHLLVLISFSCFCAYDVIVVRLGSDFPSNVRLTMTLQAVLYHPLFNPIIYGLKMKEISKQLKRLFC from the coding sequence ATGGATGACgaattaaatgtaacatatataACTCTTTATGGGTATGTGGAGATGGGCAAATACAGGTATTTAGTTTTTGTTATTATGTTTACTGCATATATTCTAGCAATCTGCTTTAATATCACCATTGTGACTCTTATTTGGAAACACAAGAACCTCCATGAGCCTATGTACATTTTCATTGCAGCATTATTActaaactctgtttttttcagcactgcTTTGTACCCCAAGTTGTTCATTGATATTTTATCTGAAAAACAGGTCATATCATATTCAGCTTGTCTCGTGCAATTCCTTCTGTATTACTCCTTAAGTGCTTCTGAGTTCTTACTGCTGTCAGCCATGGCTTATGACAGGTTTGCGTCTATATGTAAACCTCTGCAATATACAACTATCGTGAGAAAAGACACAGTCAGTATTTTATTGGTTTTAGCGTGGCTTGTGCCTGCTTGTCTGACTGCAGTTCCAGTAATACTGAGTGCTGACATGAAACTCTGTAACTTCACTTTACAAGGAGTTTTTTGTAACAATGCAGTTTACAATCTCGCTTGTGCAAGTTCAACAGCACGGTCTATATATGGCGTAGTTGCTCTGTTATGCAATGCGATTTTGCCATTGCTTTTTATACTTTTCACGTACACCAGGATACTTATAATATCGTATAAAAGTAGTAGAGAAGTCAGGACAAAAGCTGCACAGACATGTTTACCTCATCTGTTGGTTTTAATCAGCTTTTCATGTTTCTGTGCCTATGATGTCATTGTAGTTCGACTGGGATCTGATTTTCCAAGCAATGTACGTTTAACAATGACTTTACAAGCTGTTTTGTATCATCCTCTCTTCAATCCAATAATATATGgactgaaaatgaaagaaatctcTAAACAGCTGAAGAGGTTGTTCTGTTAA
- the LOC117249987 gene encoding olfactory receptor 6K3-like, producing MEDELNVTYITLDGHVDLQKYRYLYFLIMFTVYMLILCCNSSIVYLIWTKKTLHEPMYVFIAALLLNSVIFTTVVYPKLLIDLLSEKQIISYSACLLQFHAFYSLSGSEFLLLSGMAYDRYVSICKPLQYPTIMTKTAVSIILFFAWLITASHIAVPTILSAQAKLCHFTLPGIFCNNAIYRLQCTQSKVISIYGVIALIDLAILPFLFIVFTYTKIFVIAYRSCKEVRKKAADTCLPHLLVLISFSCLIVYDISIARLESNFPKTARFIMMLQIVLYHPLFNPLIYGLKMKEISKHLKRLFCPAKKF from the coding sequence ATGGAGGATGAGttaaatgtaacatatataACTCTTGACGGACATGTGGATTTACAGAAATACAGATATCTTTATTTTCTGATTATGTTCACAGTATATATGCTGATATTATGCTGTAATTCTTCTATTGTGTATCTcatatggacaaaaaaaaccctgcatgaGCCTATGTATGTTTTCATTGCAGCTTTGTTACTGAACTCTGTCATTTTCACCACTGTTGTCTATCCAAAGCTTTTGATTGACCTTTTATCTGAAAAACAGATCATATCTTATTCAGCCTGCCTCCTTCAGTTTCATGCATTTTACTCTCTAAGCGGTTCAGAGTTCTTACTGTTGTCAGGCATGGCCTATGACAGGTATGTCTCTATATGTAAACCTCTGCAATATCCAACTATCATGACAAAAACCGCAGTGAGTATTATCCTGTTTTTTGCTTGGCTTATAACTGCCAGTCATATCGCAGTCCCAACAATACTGAGTGCTCAAGCAAaactgtgtcactttactttaccAGGAATATTTTGTAACAATGCAATTTACAGACTTCAGTGTACACAGTCAAAAGTCATTTCTATATATGGTGTCATTGCTTTGATCGATCTTGCAATTCTGCCTTTTCTTTTCATAGTTTTTACATACAcaaagatatttgttatagcctatcgAAGTTGTAAAGAAGTCAGAAAAAAAGCCGCAGATACCTGTTTACCTCATCTGCTGGTTTTAATCAGTTTCTCCTGTTTGATTGTGTATGACATCAGTATAGCTCGACTGGAATCTAATTTTCCAAAAACTGCACGCTTCATAATGATGTTACAAATAGTTTTGTATCATCCTTTGTTTAATCCGCTCATATATGGGCTCAAAATGAAGGAAATTTCTAAACATCTCAAAAGGTTGTTCTGTCCAGCCAAAAAGTTTTGA